A stretch of the Lolium perenne isolate Kyuss_39 chromosome 3, Kyuss_2.0, whole genome shotgun sequence genome encodes the following:
- the LOC127338107 gene encoding subtilisin-like protease 1: protein MTTHTPEFLGLRNGTGFWTNAKYGKGVIVGLLDTGIYAAHPSFDDHGVPPPPSRWKGSCKMAGCNNKLIGAKSLVGNEDPDDTSGHGTHTSSIVAGNFVPGASYHGIGTGTAAGIAPGAHIAMYKVCKNDGCDDSAILAGLDAAIKDGVDVLSLSLGFGKGVRFDQDPIAIGAFSAISKGITVVCAAGNEGPTSGFLSNDAPWLLTVAAGSVDRSFQAEVCLGNGKHIYGQALTQEAKPSSKSYPLIFSEKFRYCEYDEDNAIVGKILVCESMSEKNQYYKIPHLMIAGAAGVVLFNNKVNGYTIDLLDYNSRVVQVTEVDGAILTSYVSSPGTNSVAAITYNNTLVGIHPAPVVASFSSRGPSTIDAGVLKPDILAPGLNILAAWRREMGSTWEPYNIISGTSMATPHVSGVAALIKSIHPTWSPAAIKSAILTTSDIVDRRGGPILDHRYMKASAYDTGAGHVNPTRAADPGLVYDLSISDYAGYICWLLGDHGLATIMQKHNSSLNCATLPKIKNTQLNYPMITVPVTSMPFTVNRTVTNVGPSKSTYTVKVDASKSMVVHVFPEKLTFSKVGEKKTFSLTVSSHVVGKEESVEGSLRWVSEMHVVRSPIVASIRVKDSYSASAPF, encoded by the coding sequence ATGACCACGCACACACCCGAGTTCCTAGGTCTGAGGAATGGCACTGGGTTCTGGACCAACGCCAAATATGGGAAGGGAGTTATCGTCGGGTTGCTGGACACCGGCATCTATGCAGCACACCCTTCCTTCGATGACCATGGCGTCCCACCACCCCCATCACGGTGGAAGGGGTCGTGCAAGATGGCCGGCTGCAACAACAAACTTATTGGTGCCAAGTCACTTGTTGGGAACGAGGATCCTGATGACACATCGGGGCATGGGACGCACACCTCATCCATAGTCGCCGGGAACTTCGTCCCTGGCGCATCATATCATGGCATCGGCACAGGCACCGCTGCTGGAATAGCTCCTGGAGCCCACATCGCCATGTACAAGGTATGCAAAAATGATGGATGTGATGATTCTGCCATACTGGCTGGACTGGATGCGGCCATCAAGGATGGGGTGGATGTCCTCTCACTATCCCTTGGCTTCGGCAAGGGTGTGCGCTTTGATCAGGACCCCATCGCCATCGGCGCGTTTAGTGCCATATCCAAGGGCATCACCGTGGTGTGTGCGGCTGGCAATGAAGGTCCCACGTCAGGCTTTCTCAGCAATGATGCTCCATGGTTGCTCACAGTCGCTGCCGGCTCGGTGGATCGGAGCTTTCAGGCCGAAGTGTGTCTTGGCAATGGCAAGCATATCTATGGACAAGCGCTTACCCAGGAAGCTAAGCCAAGCTCAAAGTCATATCCTCTCATCTTCTCCGAGAAATTTCGGTACTGCGAATATGACGAGGACAATGCCATCGTCGGTAAGATCCTTGTTTGTGAAAGCATGTCGGAGAAGAATCAGTACTATAAGATCCCCCACTTAATGATTGCTGGCGCGGCTGGTGTGGTGTTATTCAACAACAAGGTCAATGGCTACACCATAGATCTTCTGGATTACAACTCTAGAGTGGTGCAGGTAACCGAGGTCGATGGTGCCATCCTCACATCTTATGTGTCGTCGCCAGGGACCAACTCGGTGGCTGCTATCACGTACAACAACACATTGGTTGGTATCCACCCGGCCCCCGTCGTAGCGTCGTTCTCTTCCCGAGGTCCAAGCACGATCGACGCCGGTGTGCTCAAGCCAGATATATTGGCACCAGGGCTCAATATCCTAGCCGCATGGCGGCGAGAGATGGGATCTACATGGGAACCTTATAACATCATATCCGGCACATCCATGGCAACTCCACACGTTAGTGGTGTCGCCGCGCTTATCAAGAGCATACATCCTACCTGGTCACCGGCCGCCATCAAGTCTGCCATCTTGACAACATCAGACATCGTCGATAGGAGAGGTGGACCTATCTTGGACCATCGATACATGAAAGCGAGTGCATATGACACAGGAGCTGGACATGTGAACCCCACCAGAGCAGCTGACCCTGGTCTAGTGTACGACCTTAGCATTAGTGACTATGCAGGTTATATTTGTTGGCTCCTTGGCGACCATGGTCTGGCAACCATCATGCAGAAGCACAACTCAAGCCTGAATTGCGCAACGCTACCAAAGATCAAGAACACGCAGCTCAACTACCCGATGATTACGGTGCCTGTGACGTCGATGCCATTCACCGTTAATCGAACGGTGACGAATGTCGGACCATCAAAGTCGACCTATACGGTGAAGGTGGATGCATCCAAGTCAATGGTGGTGCATGTCTTTCCGGAGAAGCTGACATTCTCCAAGGTTGGAGAGAAGAAAACATTTAGCTTGACAGTGAGCAGTCACGTGGTGGGTAAAGAAGAATCTGTGGAAGGAAGCTTGAGATGGGTGTCAGAGATGCATGTCGTGCGAAGCCCCATCGTCGCATCCATCAGAGTGAAAGATAGTTATTCCGCATCGGCACCATTTTAG